The window GAATCGTCAGGCGGAGATGCCGTCGATCCGGGCCAGGGCGTCGTCCGCGCCGTACGGCTGCAGGTAGGGCAGCCAGCGCGGGTCCCTATGCCCGGTGCCGATGATGCGCCAGGCCAGACCCGTGGGCGGGGCCGGCTTGTGGCGCAGGCGCCAGCCGAGCTCGACCAGGTGGCGGTCGGCCTTGACGTGGTTGCAGCGGCGGCAGGAGGCCACCACGTTGTCCCAGACGTGCTTGCCCCCGCGTGAACGCGGGATGACGTGGTCGACGCTGGTTGCGATGCCACCGCAGTACATGCACCGGCCCCCGTCGCGCGCGAACAGCGCCCTTCGGGTGAGAGGAACGGGCCCCCGGTAGGGGACCCGCACGAAACGCTTGAGCCGGACCACGCTGGGTGCGGGGACGGTGACGGTTGCGCTGTGCAGATAGGCGCCGGACTCCTCGAGGCAGACTGCCTTGTTCTCCAGGACGAGGATGAGCGCGCGGCGGAGCGGTACGACGCCGAGCGGCTCGTACGACGCGTTGAGGACCAGGACATGCGGCACGGATGCCTCCTTGTACGCCGGCGGCGCGTGGCTCGCGCCGGGGCTGTCTGCAGTCAGTTTCCCCTCATGCCTGGTGAACGCGCCACCATGTCCCGGTAACGGGCTGGGAGTGTTTTCGACCACACCTCATTCATCCCCCGGACCACGGCCCCTTCACACAGCCTGTTCAGAGGCCGGTGGTCACCGTCCCCCCACGCGCCCTTCCTGGAACTTCCCGGGAACCCACACACCCTGCCCCGTTAGTGTGGTGGTTCTGCCCGTCCGGTGATCTGTTCGTGACCCAGTCGCTATTGACCCCGTGCCGGAGGGCGGATGCACCTGGAGGTACCTGCCGTGTCCTTGCCCGTCGTCCTGCCGGCCGCCGGCCCGTCGCCGTCGCCCTCCGAGTCGCCGGCCCTGACGGTCCCCACGTTCCAGGACGCCCACGAGACCGCGACGAACGCGGCCGGCTGGGTCGAGCAGAACTGGTCCACATGGCTCGCCATCGGCTTGAAGATCCTGCTGATCCTGGTGATCGCGGCGGTGCTTCGAGGGGTGGTCCGGCGGACCATCACCAAGATCATCGACCGTATGGCCCGCACGGCGCAGGCGGTGGACGGCACGGCGCTGGGCGGACTGCTGGTCAACGCCGAGCGCCGCCGGCAGCGCTCTCAGGCGATCGGGTCGGTGCTGCGCTCGGTGACGAGCTTCCTGATCCTGGGCACGGCGGCGCTGATGGTGCTGGCCACCTTCGAGATCAACCTGGCGCCCCTGCTGGCCTCGGCCGGTGTGGCCGGTGTGGCGATCGGTTTCGGCGCCCGCAACCTGGTCACCGACTTCCTCTCCGGCGTGTTCATGATCCTGGAGGACCAGTACGGCGTCGGCGACTCGATCGACGCGGGCGTCGCCATGGGTGAGGTGATCGAGGTCGGACTGCGCGTGACCAAGCTGCGCGGGGCGAACGGCGAGATCTGGTACGTCCGCAACGGCGAGATCAAGCGGATCGGCAACCTCTCCCAGGGCTGGGCGACGGCCGGTGTCGACGTCACC of the Streptomyces sp. NBC_01788 genome contains:
- a CDS encoding HNH endonuclease; this translates as MPHVLVLNASYEPLGVVPLRRALILVLENKAVCLEESGAYLHSATVTVPAPSVVRLKRFVRVPYRGPVPLTRRALFARDGGRCMYCGGIATSVDHVIPRSRGGKHVWDNVVASCRRCNHVKADRHLVELGWRLRHKPAPPTGLAWRIIGTGHRDPRWLPYLQPYGADDALARIDGISA
- a CDS encoding mechanosensitive ion channel family protein, translated to MSLPVVLPAAGPSPSPSESPALTVPTFQDAHETATNAAGWVEQNWSTWLAIGLKILLILVIAAVLRGVVRRTITKIIDRMARTAQAVDGTALGGLLVNAERRRQRSQAIGSVLRSVTSFLILGTAALMVLATFEINLAPLLASAGVAGVAIGFGARNLVTDFLSGVFMILEDQYGVGDSIDAGVAMGEVIEVGLRVTKLRGANGEIWYVRNGEIKRIGNLSQGWATAGVDVTVKADEDLDKVKATLDEVAERMSKEEPWNELLWSPIEVLGLDSVLIDSMVVRVTAKTMPGKSVTVERELRWRVKRAFDAAHIRIVGDATAPADETPAADPTAGMSAPSAFANATSPQSLAASPIPPQSLSK